From a single Streptomyces liliifuscus genomic region:
- a CDS encoding helix-turn-helix transcriptional regulator: MTREQPTGGDTELGRFLRARRGRITPAEAGLTVGPGLRRTPGLRREELATLAGISIDYCTRLERGKETRPSPSVVDALAHALRLEEDEHEHLRSLVALAARTTPEPPAPPSRTIRPGMKLLLETLRPNPTHVVSRTNDLLAANPSGLKLLTGIEEWPTRQRNIARYVFLHPAARSLFHDWATQVRGCVARLRALAGTDPDAPDLTRLAGELLLKSPEFARLWERYDIKGHSHGRKTFHHPDVGDLTLGYQSMELEGTPGHRLITYYAEPGTADHDALVLLDLLGSQSAPHAPTAPQDEPTSPSA; encoded by the coding sequence ATGACACGTGAGCAGCCCACCGGCGGGGACACCGAGCTGGGGCGCTTCCTGCGCGCCCGCCGGGGCCGGATCACCCCCGCCGAGGCCGGTCTCACGGTCGGCCCGGGACTGCGCCGCACGCCCGGTCTGCGCCGTGAGGAACTGGCCACCCTCGCCGGCATCAGCATCGACTACTGCACCCGCCTGGAACGCGGCAAGGAGACCAGGCCCAGCCCGTCCGTCGTCGACGCCCTGGCTCATGCCCTGCGCCTGGAGGAGGACGAACACGAGCATCTGCGCAGCCTCGTCGCCCTCGCCGCCCGCACCACGCCGGAACCTCCGGCGCCGCCCAGCCGGACCATACGGCCGGGCATGAAGCTGCTGCTGGAGACCTTGCGGCCGAACCCCACGCATGTGGTCAGCCGTACCAACGACCTGCTCGCGGCCAACCCCAGCGGGCTGAAACTGCTGACCGGGATCGAGGAGTGGCCGACCAGGCAGCGCAACATCGCCCGCTACGTCTTCCTCCACCCCGCCGCCCGCAGCCTCTTCCACGACTGGGCCACCCAGGTCCGCGGCTGCGTCGCCCGTCTGCGCGCCCTGGCCGGCACCGACCCCGATGCCCCGGACCTGACCCGGCTCGCCGGGGAACTCCTGCTGAAGAGCCCGGAGTTCGCCCGCCTGTGGGAGCGCTACGACATCAAGGGCCACTCCCACGGCCGCAAGACCTTCCATCACCCTGACGTCGGCGACCTCACCCTCGGCTACCAGTCCATGGAACTGGAAGGCACGCCGGGCCACCGGCTCATCACGTACTACGCCGAGCCCGGCACCGCCGACCACGACGCCCTCGTCCTTCTCGACCTGCTCGGCTCCCAGTCGGCGCCGCACGCACCGACCGCGCCCCAGGACGAACCCACGTCGCCGTCGGCCTGA
- a CDS encoding helix-turn-helix transcriptional regulator: MASERSTSRSADMELGRFLHARRTQTSPEQVGLTVGTGLRRTPGLRREELATLAGISIDYYVRLERGKETRPSPSVLDALARALRLDDAGHQHLRELAARAARYAPEPAPPPSRTVRPHLKLTLETMRPGPAYVISRSMDLLAWNPGGLALYAGLADWPATQRNLARYLFLHPTARTLFPDWDHQVRGCVARLRALAGTDPDAPDLTGLVGELLLKSPDFARLWERYDVTGRKKIEKTFHHPEVGILTLSGQSMHIEGTPGQRLGVYIAEPGTPDHDAMLLLDASVPQSAGNVSTRAEQQRRPQS, translated from the coding sequence ATGGCATCGGAGCGAAGCACCAGCAGGAGCGCCGACATGGAACTGGGCCGGTTCCTGCACGCGCGCCGCACCCAGACCAGCCCTGAGCAGGTCGGTCTCACCGTGGGCACGGGCCTGCGCCGCACCCCTGGCCTGCGCCGCGAGGAACTGGCCACACTCGCCGGCATCAGCATCGACTACTACGTACGCCTGGAGCGCGGCAAGGAGACCCGCCCCAGCCCCTCGGTGCTGGACGCCCTGGCCCGTGCCCTGCGTCTCGACGACGCCGGGCACCAGCACCTGCGCGAGCTCGCCGCCCGGGCCGCCCGGTACGCCCCCGAGCCCGCGCCGCCGCCCAGCCGGACCGTGCGCCCGCATCTGAAACTGACCCTGGAGACCATGCGGCCGGGTCCCGCCTACGTCATCAGCCGCAGCATGGACCTGCTCGCCTGGAATCCGGGCGGTCTCGCCCTGTACGCGGGCCTGGCCGACTGGCCCGCCACTCAGCGCAACCTCGCCCGCTACCTGTTCCTCCACCCCACCGCGCGCACCCTCTTCCCCGACTGGGACCACCAGGTCCGCGGCTGCGTCGCCCGGCTCCGCGCTCTTGCCGGCACCGACCCGGACGCCCCCGACCTCACCGGCCTGGTGGGTGAGCTCCTGCTGAAGAGCCCTGACTTCGCCAGGCTGTGGGAGCGCTACGACGTCACTGGGCGCAAGAAGATCGAGAAGACCTTCCATCACCCCGAGGTCGGCATCCTCACGCTCAGCGGCCAGAGCATGCACATCGAAGGGACCCCCGGCCAGCGCCTGGGTGTCTACATCGCCGAACCGGGGACCCCGGACCACGACGCCATGCTCCTGCTCGACGCGAGCGTCCCCCAGTCCGCCGGGAATGTCAGTACGCGGGCTGAACAGCAACGACGCCCACAGTCCTGA
- a CDS encoding aldo/keto reductase, giving the protein MQTVTLNNGVEMPILGFGVYQIPPEQTEQAVTDALAAGYRLLDTAAAYQNEEAVGRAIKNSGIPRAELFVTTKLWVQDAPAEENTKSAFETSLTKLGLDYLDLYLMHQPYGDVYGQWRAMEDLNREGRAKAIGVANFYPDRLLDLVINNEVTPAVNQIETHPFFQRTTDQELMREHGVQIQSWGGFAEGKNDIFTHPVLSGIGEKHGKSVAQVVLRWLTQRGVVAIPKSVRAERMAENIDIFDFELTDDQLAAVATLDTGGTLFFDHHAPDMVSWLSARRLDG; this is encoded by the coding sequence ATGCAGACCGTCACCCTCAACAACGGCGTCGAGATGCCGATCCTCGGCTTCGGCGTCTACCAGATCCCGCCGGAACAGACCGAGCAGGCCGTCACCGACGCCCTCGCGGCCGGCTACCGGCTGCTCGACACGGCCGCCGCGTACCAGAACGAGGAGGCCGTCGGCCGGGCCATCAAGAACAGCGGCATCCCGCGCGCAGAACTGTTCGTCACCACCAAGCTGTGGGTCCAGGACGCGCCCGCCGAGGAGAACACCAAGAGCGCCTTCGAGACCTCCCTGACCAAGCTCGGCCTGGACTACCTCGACCTGTACCTGATGCACCAGCCCTACGGCGACGTGTACGGCCAGTGGCGTGCCATGGAGGACCTGAACCGGGAGGGCCGCGCCAAGGCGATCGGCGTCGCCAACTTCTACCCCGACCGGCTCCTCGACCTCGTCATCAACAACGAGGTCACCCCGGCGGTCAACCAGATCGAGACCCACCCGTTCTTCCAGCGCACCACCGACCAGGAGCTCATGCGCGAGCACGGCGTGCAGATCCAGTCATGGGGCGGCTTCGCCGAAGGCAAGAACGACATCTTCACCCACCCGGTCCTGAGCGGTATCGGCGAGAAGCACGGCAAGTCCGTGGCGCAGGTCGTGCTCCGCTGGCTGACCCAGCGCGGTGTCGTCGCGATCCCCAAGTCGGTCCGCGCCGAGCGCATGGCGGAGAACATCGACATCTTCGACTTCGAGCTCACCGACGACCAGCTGGCGGCCGTCGCCACCCTGGACACCGGAGGGACACTCTTCTTCGACCACCACGCACCGGACATGGTCAGCTGGCTCAGCGCGCGGCGTCTGGACGGCTGA
- a CDS encoding SDR family oxidoreductase, with protein sequence MSQNQNITDVLMIGATGSIGQLAVRAAQRQGLHPRALVRDPRRAEQLLPGVELVKGDLEDPASLRRLVLEQGDTADGGIARDQIAETLVRSLLTDTELGKTFELIATEGDEPSDWAELFGALKSDESGSVDGVLDPADLPVEAEPRKGLADLEAVRSVRGTSGTTGITGITGITGITG encoded by the coding sequence ATGTCCCAGAACCAGAACATCACCGACGTACTCATGATCGGCGCGACCGGCAGCATCGGACAGCTCGCCGTGCGCGCCGCACAGCGACAGGGCCTGCACCCCCGGGCACTCGTGCGCGATCCGCGCCGGGCCGAGCAGTTGCTCCCCGGTGTCGAGCTGGTAAAGGGCGACCTCGAGGACCCCGCCTCACTGCGGCGGCTCGTCCTGGAGCAGGGCGACACGGCCGACGGCGGGATCGCCCGCGACCAGATCGCCGAGACGCTGGTGCGCAGCCTGCTGACCGACACCGAACTGGGCAAGACGTTCGAGCTGATCGCCACCGAAGGAGACGAGCCGTCGGACTGGGCAGAGCTCTTCGGTGCCCTCAAGAGCGACGAGTCCGGCTCTGTGGACGGCGTGTTGGACCCGGCCGACCTTCCTGTCGAAGCCGAGCCGCGGAAGGGGCTTGCGGATCTCGAAGCCGTCCGTTCAGTTCGCGGAACCAGTGGAACCACCGGGATCACCGGGATCACCGGGATCACCGGGATCACCGGATGA
- a CDS encoding flavodoxin — MLLGGAAVITGVQIAGCSPSESSGPTPESTERSTSAASPGRRILLAYFSRPGENYSYGGRTNLKVGNTEVLAEMISERIECDVHRIEAVDPYSDDYDETVARNVREQNADARPPIVDPPPSIERYDVVLLGSPIWNVRAPMIMSTFAERYDFRGKTVHPLTTYAMSGLGTTERDYAASCPGATIGEGLAVRGEEVRKADAQVESWLRRVGVLRG, encoded by the coding sequence GTGCTTCTGGGAGGAGCCGCCGTCATAACCGGTGTCCAGATCGCCGGCTGTTCCCCGTCGGAGTCGAGCGGGCCGACGCCGGAGTCCACTGAGCGATCCACCTCGGCCGCCTCGCCGGGGCGGCGGATCCTGCTGGCCTACTTCTCCCGGCCGGGCGAGAACTACTCCTACGGCGGGCGTACGAATCTCAAGGTCGGGAACACCGAGGTTCTGGCCGAAATGATCAGCGAGCGCATCGAGTGCGACGTCCACCGCATCGAGGCCGTCGACCCCTACTCCGACGACTACGACGAGACGGTGGCGCGCAATGTCCGCGAACAGAACGCCGATGCGCGGCCCCCCATCGTCGATCCGCCGCCCTCGATCGAGCGTTACGACGTGGTGCTGCTGGGCAGCCCCATCTGGAACGTCAGAGCACCCATGATCATGTCGACCTTCGCCGAGAGGTACGACTTCCGCGGCAAGACGGTCCATCCGCTCACGACGTACGCGATGAGCGGACTTGGCACCACCGAGCGGGACTACGCGGCGTCCTGCCCGGGCGCGACCATCGGGGAAGGGCTCGCGGTGCGCGGCGAGGAGGTCCGGAAGGCCGATGCCCAAGTCGAGTCGTGGCTGCGGCGCGTCGGCGTTCTGCGGGGCTGA
- a CDS encoding (2Fe-2S)-binding protein → MSTETSESATSPPTRPPAAPSRRTFIATTSAAGGVIATGGLVAAPSALGAEEAVAAEAPVPSSRVSLTVNGRRHTVTVDNRTSLLDLLREHLGLTGSKKGCNAGACGACTVLVDGRRVNSCLTLAVRLDGAEVTTVEGLARGDQLHPLQQAFIDQDAFQCGYCTPGQIVSGVGCMQEGHTGSGEEIREWMSGNICRCGCYVKIVRAVEQASGRK, encoded by the coding sequence ATGTCTACCGAAACCTCCGAGTCAGCCACGTCTCCCCCCACCCGGCCGCCGGCCGCACCCTCGCGTCGTACCTTCATCGCAACGACGTCCGCGGCCGGCGGTGTCATCGCGACGGGCGGTCTGGTCGCGGCGCCGTCCGCTCTCGGCGCCGAGGAAGCGGTCGCCGCCGAGGCGCCGGTCCCCAGCAGTCGCGTCTCGTTGACGGTCAACGGCCGGCGGCACACCGTCACTGTCGACAACCGGACCTCGCTCCTCGACCTGCTGCGCGAACACCTCGGTCTGACCGGTTCCAAGAAGGGCTGCAACGCCGGTGCCTGCGGGGCCTGCACGGTCCTGGTCGACGGACGCCGCGTCAACTCCTGCCTCACCCTGGCGGTGCGCCTGGACGGCGCCGAGGTCACCACCGTCGAGGGCCTGGCCAGGGGCGATCAACTGCACCCGCTGCAGCAGGCGTTCATCGACCAGGACGCGTTCCAGTGCGGCTACTGCACACCGGGCCAGATCGTGTCCGGTGTCGGCTGCATGCAGGAGGGCCACACTGGCTCCGGTGAGGAGATCCGGGAGTGGATGAGCGGCAACATCTGCCGCTGCGGGTGTTACGTGAAGATCGTGCGCGCGGTCGAGCAAGCCTCGGGCCGGAAGTGA
- a CDS encoding FAD binding domain-containing protein yields the protein MYPFSFTKAPSTREALEAGRRGGRYIAGGTTLVDLMRETVERPETLVDISGLPLDEITVTERGGLRIGALVTMSEAAAHRKVRTTYPVVSQALELSASAQLRNMATIGGNIMQRTRCTYFRDVTAACNKREPGSGCAAREGYNRTHAILGTSEDCVATHPSDAAVAFAALEARVHLLGPGGERAVPFAEFLLRPGRTPNREQALTKGELITAVEIPAYPRPLKSGYLKVRDRQSYEFALTSAAVALHIRGGVIREAKVAAGGVGTVPWKLPAVERALIGERPSERLWARAAASAADGARPLKHNRFKVELLQRTVERQLRIVGDNA from the coding sequence ATGTATCCCTTCTCCTTCACCAAGGCACCCAGCACGCGTGAAGCCCTCGAAGCCGGTCGGCGTGGCGGCCGTTACATCGCCGGCGGGACCACCCTGGTCGACCTGATGCGCGAGACCGTCGAACGCCCCGAGACCCTCGTCGACATCAGCGGTCTGCCGTTGGACGAGATAACCGTCACCGAGCGTGGCGGGCTGCGCATCGGCGCGCTGGTGACCATGAGCGAGGCCGCCGCCCACCGCAAGGTGCGCACCACGTATCCGGTCGTCTCGCAGGCGCTGGAGCTGAGCGCCTCCGCCCAGCTGCGCAACATGGCGACCATCGGCGGCAACATCATGCAGCGCACCCGCTGCACGTACTTCCGTGACGTGACGGCCGCCTGCAACAAGCGCGAGCCCGGCTCCGGTTGTGCCGCGCGGGAGGGGTACAACCGCACCCACGCGATCCTGGGTACCTCCGAGGACTGCGTGGCCACCCACCCCTCCGACGCGGCCGTCGCCTTCGCCGCCCTGGAGGCACGGGTGCACCTGCTCGGCCCGGGCGGGGAGCGCGCCGTCCCCTTCGCCGAATTCCTGCTGCGGCCCGGCCGTACCCCGAACCGCGAACAGGCCCTCACCAAGGGTGAGTTGATCACCGCCGTGGAAATCCCGGCCTACCCGCGCCCGCTGAAGTCCGGCTACCTGAAGGTCCGGGACCGGCAGTCGTACGAGTTCGCCCTCACCTCCGCCGCCGTCGCCCTGCACATCCGCGGCGGCGTGATCCGCGAGGCGAAGGTGGCCGCCGGCGGCGTGGGGACGGTGCCGTGGAAGCTGCCCGCAGTCGAGCGCGCCCTCATCGGCGAACGCCCCTCGGAACGGCTCTGGGCCCGGGCGGCCGCGTCGGCCGCGGACGGGGCCCGGCCGTTGAAGCACAACCGGTTCAAGGTCGAGCTGCTCCAGCGGACGGTCGAACGCCAGCTGCGCATCGTAGGAGACAACGCATGA
- a CDS encoding xanthine dehydrogenase family protein molybdopterin-binding subunit, protein MSPQPQAAVGAPLSRVDGRLKVTGQARYAADHEPDGVVHAVVVDSSIGKGRITGIDTRAALAHPGVLKVIHHRNAPKLPYGPNPGSLNLPGERLRVFQDDRVRFHGQPVAVVVATTLEAAQHAASLVKLDYDSEESTTDLTDAPAAGEPRTYARGDAEAALQASPVRLEMTYRPARNHHNAMELHATVAQWDGERLTLWDKTQWVQSPRDELAANFGIPAENIRVISPFVGGAFGNAARAWPHITIAALAAREAGRPVKLVLTRRQLYSGVGYRPAYEYKVRLGSDRRGQLTAMTHELRAETSSYETFAERGVVSPGQMLYTTPNVAQTHRTVPLDVNTPTPMRGPGYSTAAFPIESAMDELAHELGIDPIELRRRNEPENDQSSGRPFSTRRLRECYTVGAREFGWNRRNPRPRSTRDGDWLIGTGMATALYDTLRAPGQAGVRLDADGTALVESSTSDMGPGTYTSMTQVAADALGLAVRNVTFRLGDTNMPTAPLHGGSLTMASVGSTVQDGCDKLRQQAIELAVGDEDSPLYGIDADDIVVRGGRLHVSDNPARGETYRQLLTRNNRTHLEAVGSWIPGQSRSSMYAYGAVFAEVAVDARLGLVRVRRMLGVFDAGRIISPKLADSQAIGAMTGGIGMALLEHTVTDHRDGRIVNANLADYLVPVNADVPELKAIYVDGRDDEADPLGVKGLGEVVLVGVAPAIANAVFHATGRRVRDLPITAESLL, encoded by the coding sequence ATGAGCCCCCAGCCGCAGGCCGCTGTCGGCGCACCGCTGTCCCGGGTGGACGGGCGCCTCAAGGTGACGGGGCAGGCGAGGTACGCCGCCGACCACGAACCCGACGGTGTGGTGCACGCCGTCGTGGTCGACAGCAGTATCGGCAAGGGCCGGATCACCGGCATCGACACCCGCGCCGCTCTCGCCCATCCCGGCGTCCTGAAGGTGATCCACCACCGCAACGCCCCCAAGCTGCCGTACGGGCCCAATCCTGGATCGCTCAACCTTCCGGGTGAGCGGCTGCGCGTCTTCCAGGACGACCGCGTCCGCTTCCACGGCCAGCCGGTCGCCGTTGTCGTGGCCACCACACTGGAGGCCGCCCAGCACGCGGCAAGCCTGGTGAAGCTCGACTACGACAGCGAGGAGTCCACCACCGACCTGACGGATGCTCCGGCGGCGGGCGAGCCCAGGACCTACGCGCGCGGTGACGCGGAGGCGGCCCTGCAAGCCTCCCCCGTACGGCTGGAGATGACGTACCGTCCCGCCCGCAACCACCACAACGCGATGGAGCTCCACGCCACCGTCGCCCAGTGGGACGGCGAGCGGCTGACGCTCTGGGACAAGACCCAGTGGGTGCAGAGCCCGCGGGACGAGCTCGCCGCCAACTTCGGCATCCCGGCGGAGAACATCCGTGTCATCTCGCCGTTCGTCGGCGGCGCGTTCGGCAACGCCGCGCGGGCCTGGCCGCACATCACCATCGCGGCCCTCGCCGCACGCGAGGCGGGCCGACCGGTCAAGCTCGTACTGACACGCAGGCAGCTCTACTCCGGCGTGGGCTACCGTCCGGCGTACGAGTACAAGGTGCGCCTGGGCAGCGACCGCCGCGGACAGCTGACGGCGATGACCCACGAGCTGCGCGCCGAGACGTCCAGCTACGAGACGTTCGCCGAGCGCGGGGTCGTCTCCCCGGGGCAGATGCTCTACACCACGCCCAACGTCGCCCAGACGCACCGAACGGTGCCGCTGGATGTGAACACCCCGACCCCGATGCGCGGGCCGGGCTACTCCACCGCCGCCTTCCCCATCGAGAGCGCGATGGACGAACTCGCCCACGAACTGGGCATCGACCCGATCGAGCTGCGGCGGCGCAACGAACCCGAGAACGACCAGTCAAGCGGGCGGCCGTTCTCCACCCGACGGCTGCGCGAGTGCTACACCGTCGGCGCCCGCGAGTTCGGCTGGAACCGCCGCAACCCCCGGCCGCGTTCCACCCGCGACGGCGACTGGCTGATCGGCACAGGCATGGCGACCGCGCTCTACGACACCCTGCGGGCCCCCGGCCAGGCCGGCGTGCGGCTGGACGCCGACGGCACCGCCCTGGTCGAGTCCTCGACCAGCGACATGGGGCCGGGCACATACACCTCCATGACGCAGGTCGCCGCCGACGCCCTCGGCCTGGCGGTCCGCAACGTGACCTTCCGGCTCGGCGACACGAACATGCCCACGGCCCCGCTCCACGGCGGTTCGCTGACCATGGCCAGCGTCGGATCCACCGTCCAGGACGGCTGCGACAAACTGCGCCAGCAGGCGATCGAACTCGCCGTCGGGGACGAGGACTCACCGCTGTACGGAATCGACGCCGACGACATCGTCGTACGGGGCGGCCGACTGCACGTGAGCGACAACCCCGCGCGCGGGGAGACCTACCGCCAGCTCCTCACCCGCAACAACCGCACGCACCTCGAAGCGGTCGGGTCCTGGATTCCGGGACAGTCCCGGTCCTCGATGTACGCCTACGGCGCGGTGTTCGCCGAGGTCGCCGTCGACGCCCGCCTCGGTCTGGTCCGGGTGCGGCGGATGCTCGGCGTCTTCGACGCGGGCCGCATCATCAGCCCCAAGCTCGCCGACAGCCAGGCCATCGGCGCCATGACCGGGGGCATCGGCATGGCACTCCTCGAACACACCGTCACCGACCACCGCGACGGCCGGATCGTCAACGCCAACCTGGCCGACTATCTGGTCCCGGTCAACGCCGACGTCCCCGAACTCAAGGCGATCTACGTCGACGGCCGGGACGACGAGGCAGACCCCCTCGGCGTCAAGGGCCTCGGCGAGGTCGTCCTGGTGGGCGTGGCACCCGCCATCGCCAACGCCGTCTTCCATGCCACCGGCCGACGGGTACGCGATCTGCCCATCACCGCCGAGTCGCTGCTCTGA
- a CDS encoding alpha-L-rhamnosidase: MVGAVGGGTNAAAAAPGEADTVTGLTAEHRRDPLGVDADRPRFGWRMRSSARGRSQGAYQILVASSPDKLTVARADVWDSGRVRSADSVAVRYAGKPLRASTRYHWTVTVWDAEGRPVGTASPAFFETGLMSTDGVRGWEGAQWIGMKGKTPNSAGAPMLRKEVELKDAGSGRNLPRVREARLYVSALGVYEACVNGRRLTVPQDGGTTTELLPPGWTNYDARLNYLTYDVTDLVTRESDVTLAVVLGNGWYNGRISDGSTYYSQDGNVLAVKAKLLIRYTDGTAQTVVTEPDGGWKATDSGPYRADDIYDGQTYDARMELPGWTAHGFDDSAWSDVERVAFDDKYPDVQLLAYPGETARLMPKWDRRPESITVATGVTGQDGSPNGKGRIVVDPARTVTDPAKAANASVTIGSGETVVFDMGQNMVGVARYRLRGPAGARVEFRFGEMLNDDSAGADGPEGSVYRANLRSAKATSTYILKGDRNGETHQDSLTFYGFRYVSVTATDTVTVTGLTGKVATSAIREIGTVTTNDPDINRLASNIRWGQRGNYLWVPTDCPQRDERLGWTGDTQVFATTGLYNVDAGVFLSHFQETVVDSAVIYGEDKAQFTGVAPGGRYNFPGGGSGWADAGVIVPWTVWQMTGDATVVKDNWPAMTRYLDWIRQQTGDTYAGQGSLTGDWLAPQKTSAQMMSDIYYGYSTRLMARMASAIGRPEEGKAYDRLFGRIKQAFIAKYLSTGGGTVTVRSSLGEASPIEPGADPNQKTEDNSQSALLWVLKLGFYETQAQRRVLVGLLADNIGNDEAYKAAHPNSSRVRYAENTLSVGFLGVNVLAPVLTDEGRADLAYKLLHQDALPSWLYSAKNGATTVWERWNSYSTEDGFGPVSMNSFNHYAYGAIMEWMYAYMAGIARDPESPGFKHFLLQPHIDPTGGITQVSASHESPYGEIRSAWKLEDRGRDIVYDVVVPANSEATLRLPAASADSVREGRTPLARAEGARFIAQTDGLYVCRLLSGRYRITAKLR, translated from the coding sequence GTGGTGGGCGCCGTGGGAGGCGGAACGAATGCGGCGGCAGCGGCCCCCGGAGAAGCCGACACGGTGACGGGGCTGACCGCGGAGCACCGCAGGGATCCTCTGGGCGTGGACGCCGATCGCCCGCGCTTCGGCTGGCGCATGCGGTCGTCCGCCCGTGGCCGGAGCCAGGGGGCGTACCAGATCCTCGTGGCGAGTTCACCGGACAAGCTGACCGTCGCCCGCGCGGACGTCTGGGACAGCGGCCGTGTCCGCTCCGCCGATTCCGTGGCCGTGCGCTACGCGGGCAAACCGCTGCGCGCCTCGACCCGCTATCACTGGACCGTCACCGTATGGGACGCCGAAGGCCGCCCGGTGGGAACGGCGTCCCCCGCGTTCTTCGAGACCGGACTGATGAGCACCGACGGCGTTCGTGGATGGGAGGGCGCCCAGTGGATCGGGATGAAGGGCAAGACCCCCAACTCGGCAGGCGCGCCGATGCTGCGGAAGGAGGTGGAGCTCAAGGACGCTGGCTCCGGAAGGAATCTACCGCGGGTTCGCGAGGCGCGACTGTACGTCTCGGCTCTTGGCGTCTACGAGGCCTGTGTCAACGGACGCCGTCTGACCGTGCCGCAGGACGGCGGCACGACGACCGAACTGCTGCCCCCGGGCTGGACGAACTACGACGCGCGTCTCAACTACCTGACCTACGACGTCACGGACCTCGTGACGAGGGAGTCGGACGTCACCCTCGCGGTCGTCCTGGGCAACGGCTGGTACAACGGCCGGATATCCGACGGCAGTACGTACTACTCGCAGGACGGCAACGTCCTGGCCGTCAAGGCCAAGCTGTTGATCCGGTACACCGACGGGACGGCCCAGACGGTCGTCACCGAGCCGGACGGCGGCTGGAAGGCCACGGACAGCGGCCCGTACAGGGCGGATGACATCTACGACGGCCAGACCTACGACGCCCGGATGGAACTCCCGGGCTGGACGGCGCACGGGTTCGACGACTCCGCCTGGTCGGACGTGGAACGTGTCGCGTTCGACGACAAGTATCCCGACGTGCAACTCCTCGCCTACCCGGGCGAGACCGCCCGCCTGATGCCGAAGTGGGATCGCCGTCCGGAGTCGATCACCGTCGCCACGGGGGTGACCGGACAGGACGGGAGCCCCAACGGCAAGGGACGCATCGTCGTGGACCCGGCCCGGACGGTGACCGATCCCGCGAAGGCGGCCAACGCGTCCGTGACAATCGGCAGTGGCGAAACCGTCGTCTTCGACATGGGCCAGAACATGGTCGGCGTGGCCCGCTACCGACTGCGCGGACCGGCCGGAGCCCGGGTCGAGTTCAGGTTCGGCGAGATGCTCAACGACGACAGTGCCGGCGCGGACGGCCCCGAGGGCTCCGTCTACCGGGCCAACCTCCGCAGTGCCAAGGCCACCAGCACGTACATCCTCAAGGGCGACCGGAACGGAGAGACCCACCAGGACTCCCTGACCTTCTACGGCTTCCGCTACGTGTCCGTCACCGCGACGGACACCGTCACGGTCACCGGCCTGACCGGGAAGGTCGCCACGTCCGCGATCCGCGAGATCGGCACCGTCACCACCAACGACCCCGACATCAACCGGCTCGCGAGCAACATTCGGTGGGGTCAGCGCGGAAACTACCTCTGGGTGCCCACCGACTGCCCGCAGCGCGACGAACGCCTCGGCTGGACGGGCGACACCCAGGTCTTCGCCACCACCGGCCTCTACAACGTCGACGCCGGGGTGTTCCTCAGCCACTTCCAGGAAACCGTCGTCGACTCCGCCGTCATCTACGGTGAGGACAAGGCACAGTTCACCGGGGTCGCACCCGGCGGACGCTACAACTTCCCAGGCGGTGGCAGCGGTTGGGCGGACGCCGGCGTCATCGTGCCGTGGACCGTCTGGCAGATGACCGGCGACGCGACCGTCGTCAAGGACAACTGGCCCGCCATGACCCGCTACCTGGACTGGATCCGGCAGCAGACGGGCGACACCTACGCCGGACAGGGCTCCCTCACCGGCGACTGGCTGGCGCCGCAGAAGACCAGCGCCCAGATGATGAGCGACATCTACTACGGCTACAGCACCCGGCTGATGGCTCGGATGGCCAGCGCGATCGGCAGGCCGGAGGAGGGAAAGGCGTACGACCGGCTCTTCGGGCGCATCAAGCAGGCCTTCATCGCCAAGTATCTGAGCACCGGGGGCGGCACGGTCACGGTCAGGTCCAGCCTCGGTGAGGCCTCCCCGATCGAACCGGGCGCCGACCCCAACCAGAAGACGGAGGACAACAGCCAGAGCGCGCTGCTGTGGGTCCTCAAGCTCGGCTTCTACGAGACGCAGGCCCAACGTCGCGTCCTCGTAGGGTTGTTGGCGGACAACATCGGCAACGACGAGGCCTACAAGGCCGCGCACCCGAACAGCAGCCGAGTCAGGTACGCCGAGAACACGCTGTCCGTCGGCTTCCTCGGCGTCAACGTCCTCGCCCCCGTCCTCACCGACGAGGGCCGCGCGGACCTGGCGTACAAGCTGCTGCACCAGGACGCACTGCCGTCCTGGCTGTACTCGGCGAAGAACGGTGCCACCACGGTCTGGGAGCGCTGGAACTCCTACTCCACGGAGGACGGGTTCGGCCCCGTCAGCATGAACTCCTTCAACCACTACGCCTACGGCGCGATCATGGAGTGGATGTACGCGTACATGGCAGGCATCGCCCGCGACCCGGAAAGCCCCGGGTTCAAGCACTTCCTGCTGCAACCCCACATCGATCCCACGGGCGGCATCACACAGGTTTCGGCCTCGCACGAATCGCCGTACGGCGAGATCAGGAGCGCGTGGAAGCTGGAGGACAGAGGCAGGGACATCGTGTACGACGTGGTGGTGCCCGCGAACAGCGAGGCGACACTGCGACTTCCGGCGGCGTCGGCCGATTCCGTCCGCGAAGGACGCACCCCGCTGGCAAGAGCGGAGGGGGCGCGCTTCATCGCCCAGACCGATGGCCTCTACGTCTGCCGGTTGCTGTCCGGCCGATACCGCATCACCGCCAAGCTCCGCTGA